The Verrucomicrobium spinosum DSM 4136 = JCM 18804 DNA segment CTTCACCTCCGCGAGCGCCGCGGTGAGCTCCGCCTCACTCGCCAGGAGCTGGGCCTTGGCGATCGCCACCTCATTCTCCCGGGCTCGAATCTCATCCACGCTGAGCGCCCGCGAGTCCGGCACGGACTTCACTCGATCCAGCTGATCCTGGGCCTTGGCAAGTGTGGCCTTTTGCACCCCCACCCTGGCACGGGCCACCTCCACGGAGGCATCCTGCCGCACCTTTTGTGCCTGCAGGTCACGGTCGTCGATTTTGAAAAGCAAGGCACCTGCTTTCACCGACTGATTCACCTTCACGGGCACCTCCGTGACCAGCCCCGCCACCGGTACGCCAATGGCGACGTTTTCGCTGAGGGCCTCCAGAATGCCTGTCGCAGCCACCGTGCTGGCATAAGGCTTCTGCGGCGGGGCGACGGGGGGGGGCGCGATCTGGCGGGACTCGCCTGCCTGGATCCGCATGACCACCATGCTGATGCCCAGAAACCCCGCGCCAGCCCCGGCAAAGGTGGCGTACTTGACCAGGTTGCTAAAGATCCGGTTCATGGAAATAAAGAAAAAGAGGGTGACACAATGTTCAGTGATGCAGCTCCGGCGGACGGCTCTTGTCCACATCATGCACCTCCACGATCTGGCCATCATCCATCTGGGCGATGCGGTCAGCGTGGGAGAAGATGCGGTTGTCATGGGTGACAATGATGACGGCGCGGCCGGGAGCCTTGGCCACCTTGTCAAAGAGCTCCATCACCATGGTGCCGTTCTTCGCATCCAGTGATGCGGTGGGTTCATCGCAGATGATGAGACGCGGCTCGTGCACGAGGGCGCGCGCGATGGCCACGCGCTGCTGCTGCCCCCCTGAGAGCTGCGTGGGACGGTGGTGCCAGCGATCCCCCAGCCCCACTGCGGCCAGCAGTTCCTTGGCCCGCGCCTCGGCTTTGCGAGCGGGCGTCCCCTGGATGAGCAGCGGCACGCTCACATTCTCCGCACAATTGATGGTAGGGATGAGGTTGAACGACTGGAAAATAAACCCGATGTTCTGGGCGCGGAACTTCGTGACGTGGGCTGCCTTCATCTTGTCCAGACGCGTGCCGAAGACCTCCACCCCACCCTGATCAGCATGCAGCGTTCCCGCCATGATGCTCAGGAGGGTGGTCTTGCCACAGCCGGAGGGGCCGACCAGCATCATGATCTCCCCGGAGCGAGCGTCCAGATCGATGCCCTTCAGCACCGTCAGGCGCGAGTTGCCATCGCCAAAGCTCTTCACAATCCCGGAGAGCCGCACGGCGTGGTCCGGAAGGTGAACGGGATCAGGGTTCGAGGTCATGAGAGAGTGTCCACGAAGGCGGAAGGGCAACACATCAACCGCGGAAGACCATGGCAGGCTCGAACCGGCTCACCCGCCAGATGCCCAGCAACGCTGCCAGACTGCAGATGAAGAGGATCACGGCGAGCGCAAATACAGGAATGTGCCAGGACATGTAGAACGGAGGCTGCTCATTCTTGAGCGCCCCCATGGCAAACAGGGTGGTGCCCGCCAGCCCCAAGCCAAACCCGACAATACCAACCGTGAAAGCCTGGACGATGAGCATGAGACAGAGCTTGCCGTTGGAGGCACCCATGGCCTTCAAGGCCCCCAGGTGCTTGATGTTCTCCAGTACGAAGGCGTAGAACGTCTGGCAGGAAATGGCCACCCCTACGATGAAGCCCACGATCACCGTGGTGCCAAAGGAGATCGGGATGCCGGTGTTCTTCACATACCACCAGATGGTGGAGGTGCCGAAGTCATGCGGCGAAGAGTTGAACGACTTGTTCACGAAGGCCTTCAGCCCCGTGGTGCGGCGAATATCCTCCACCACCTGTTCTTCCGTGAACCCGGCCCGCGGGGCGGCGATCACGGCAGAGAGCATCTTGCGGGACGCAGGGGTGTATTGCAGGGCCCGCTCATAGGTGGTCCACACGTACGGACCGCCCGTGAAGCTGTTCATGGCCTCGCAGATGCCCACCACCCGGGCCTCCATGTCATTGATCTCAAACACGTCACCCACCTTGATGGCCTGACCCCGCACCTTCGCGAGCCGTTTCACCGCCAGGTCATCGATGATGACCGTGTTCGGCAGTCGCAGATCCTCCAGCCGTCCTTCGATCATCTTTACCGGTGCCCCAGCCAGCGTAGCGGGATCAATCCCGATCAACTGGATGATCTTGAAGCTGCCAGACTGCAATCGCACCCGCTGGATGCCGGAATACAGCGGCATGGCCCACTCCACGGAGTCCACGGAGCGCACGCGGGCCACATCGGTGTCACGCAGAGGGTTGGTTTCATTCACCTGCTCCACCTTCTCATCCACCACCCAGATCGGTGCCGGGACGTTGGTAAGCGTGGCGGTGGTCCACATCATGAGCCCACAGAATACGGAGCTCTGCTGGGCGATGAGGAAGGTCGCAAAGAACAACCCCAGGATCAGCATCAAGTACTTGGCGGTGTCGCCAAAGAGCATTTTCAGAGCGAGTCCCAGCATGGCAGTAGGCGGTGGGTGTGGAGAGGTTGTCGAAAGGGATCGCAGCTCCACTCGTCTAACCCGCCAGGGTCAGGAGCGCACGGCGGATGGTTTTGATCTCGTCCTCTGAAAACGGAGACAGAAGCTGCTTTTCCATCGCCTCCCCCACGACCTGAAGTTCCGCGAGGGCCTTCTTTCCCGCAGGTGTGATCTCCACGAGGTAAATGCGCCGGTCCTCCGGATGATCCCGGCGTCTCGCCAGCTTTTTCTCCTCAAGCGCATCCACAAGCTTCACCATGGAGGTACGGTCGATGCGCAACTTCCTGCCCAACTGTTGCTGGGACATGGAGCCGGACTCATCCAAAAGATGGAGCACTCCCCCGCAAGGGACGTCGAACCCCAGTCGTTTGCACTCGTCATTAAAAAGCGTCCACAGACGTTGATGCGCCTTCGCAATGAGGAATCCCATGTAGCGAGTCAGCGACTCCGGAAGCGGCTCGCGCTCGGCGTCCTCTGGAAATCTCGGCATGGAAAATGGAAAGTCGGCACCCATGATTGTCAGTATTACTGATGATTTCCTAGCTGTCAATTGAGAGACTGGGCGATCCTCAAACCCCATCCGCTGACCAACCACGCTGCTGCCTTATCCAGCATCCGCAGGCTCAGCAAGCACCGCCGAACCGCGCCAGCAGCCAACACCTTGACCACTGACGCACCGCCTACTGCCCACTGATTTCCCCTACTCTTCCAACAGCAGCGGCGGCTGGAACCAAATCTCCACCTCGCAGGTAGTACGCGCCGGATTGTCCAGCAGCAGCACCGTGTCCCAGATCAAGGGCGGCACCGGCACCACACTGGCAGGAGCGTCTTCCGCCCCCGTAGCCTTCCCACCCCAGTGGGCGGTCCGCTCATCCAGCTTGAATTCCACAAACCTCCAGCCTGTCCAGCTCACATTAGGGCCATCCGGCTGCCAGGTGCGTCCAGCGGCATCCTGAAGGCGGAGACGCAGGGCGGTCTTGCTCTTGTCCCCGTGCACCCACATGCCGAACCGGGTGACGCGATCAACCGGCCCCGCCTCAGCCATCCCTGACACGCGGTGGCGAGTGCCCTCGGCCCCGATGACTTGGGCGAACTTCCAGCCCGCACCGAACGCGCACTTGAGCCGCCAGGCGTCAGCGCTGCCCACTGGCGGGGCCACGGGAGCCGTCCCGCGGCTGAGTTCAGCCTTGCCCGACACCTTGTCGTCTCCCGTCACAAAGGTGCGCAACCCTTTCTCAAGCTCCGCAGGCTGGGCGACAAAATGACGTGCGGGGACGGTGAGCACGGTCTGACCATTCACCTCCAGCTCAGCCCCAAGGCGGTAGCTGGGTGAGGCAGATGCCTTTAGCGGAAACAAGACGGTGGTTGCCGCCTGATCTGGGGCCAAATTCAGCGATTGCGTGGCCTCCTGCACCTCCAGACCTTCCGTGCCGATGAGCTTCACCTTCCCCACCACTGGGTGCTCACCATAGGTGGTGACCTGCACCGCCGCCCTGTCCCCGGCACAGGGCAGCACGGTCAGCTTCATGGGCACCGCCTCCATCGCCTGGCGGAGCAGCGGATCTGTTTCCTGAAACTTCACGTAAATCGGGGCATCGGTGAGTTCCAGTTGGAGCTCGCCTCCACTTAGGGGTGGCAATACCTGCCCGAGATGCCCCACCCTGCTGATGGCTCCTGGCGATACCAGCACCTTCACGCTGGCTGGCACACCTCCCGCCGTCCAGGCCACGAGGCACTGCGCCCCGGCCCGCTCGAACAAGTAGCCGTGATGATCCAGATTCCCCAAGTTGATCCGCTTCACAAAGTGGAAGCCTTCCAGCTCTCGATTGAAGGTTTGCGCGGCGAGATACGCTGGCTTGGCGTTGTAGGCCGCCGCCCGCCCCGGGAAATGCTGGCGCTCCACTGTGCCAAAACGATGCTCCGCCTCCTTGGGATCCGGGCCATCGTCCTTCCAGTCATACCAGATCGATACCGGCACCGCGCTCGCGGCATTCACCACCCACTGGCGGGTGAGCATCTTCCCCTGCAAGCTCGCATCGAAGTTCGCCCAAGCCTCCGAGTAGCCCCACTCACCCGCGAGCACAGCCACCTTCTTCCCCGCCGGTGCGTGCTTGCCAATCAACTGGCGCAGCGCGTGATACTCGGCCGCAACTGATTCCGGGCCGCCCTGGCGATAAGGATGCACCGACACCGCCTGCCACCATTCCAGCAACCCGCCTTTGAAACAACCTTCCAGGAACTCGAGGTCGATCGTCGAACTCGCCGGCCCCACCACGCACTCGTCCGGAGCCGCCTCCTTGATGGCCTGACACGCCACCCGCGCCATCTTGACGTAGGCTTCCACATCCGGCTTGGGCTTCCAGAAGCCTTCGATGTTCGGCTCGTTCCAGATTTCCCAAATCACCCCTTTGCCCCGAAAGTGCTGCACCGCAGCCACGGCCCAACGCGCGTAGGCCGCCCTGCCTTCATCAGAGGTGATGGAGCGGAGCGGCTCGTAGTTCTTGTTGGAATAGTTTAAGATGAAGACCGCCCCCAACCCCTGCGCCTCCAGCGACTTCATGAGGTGATCATAGGCTGCAAAGTCGTACGCCCCCTCCTTGGGCTCCGTGGCCTCCCAAGTGAGATCCATCCGGATCCACTTGAATCCTGCTGCGCGAATCATCTCCAATTCCCCCTGCTGCGGATGGGTGAAGTGAATGTTCACCCCACTGGCATCCGTCACGATTCCCGAAGCCGGGATCTGGGCCATCAGCCCGTGGCCCAGTGCAAGACTGGCGGCGAGGATAGCGAATGAGACAAAGGAAGCAGAGAGAAAGCGGCGCGAACCTACGAACGACATGGCGCATGGTGGTACGCATGAGCCCTGTCCGCAAGCGAGGTTGGACGACGACCAAGCCCATTTCTACGCGCATCTTGAGCCAAGAAACCGGCCGAGGACGACCGAGCCACCACTCCGGTCCGCAGTCAGGGTTGGAGCACCGCGTTTACGCGGCTCAGAACGCACTGCCCTGGACGTCTCATGCAAGCAACACACTGCTTCGCCTACAACGTCCGCCAGCTTCGCTCACCAGCGGGACCGGAGATCCCGCCTCCTTTAGGTGCCCCAACTCCGCACACCTTGGGTAAAGGAGGCGGGGGTTCCAGCCCCGCACGAACGTCTCCTGATACGCCAAGCACCTCAAGCGTCAAACCACCTCGAGACGTCCACCCCTCCGCTCCCAAACCGGCCGAGGACGGCCGAGCCACCACTCCGGTCCGCCGACAGGGTTGGAGTACCGCGTTTACGCGGCTCAGGACGCGCCCCCCCTGACGTCTCATGCAAGCAACACACTGCTTCGCCTACAACGTCCGCCAGCTTCGCTCACCAGCGGGACCGGAGATCCCGCCTCCTTTAACAGCCCCAACTCCGCTCGCCCTGGGTAAAGGAGGCGGGGGTTCCAGCCCCGCACGAACGTCTCCTGATACGCCAAGCACCTCAAGCGTCAAACCACCTCGAGACGTCCACCCCTCCGCTCCCAAACCGGCCGAGGACGGCCGAGCCACCACTCCGGTCCGCCGACAGGGTTGGAGTACCGCGTTTACGCGGCTCAGGACGCGCCCCCCCTGACGTCTCATGCAAGCAACACACTGCTTCGCCTACAACGTCCGCCAGCTTCGCTCACCAGCGGGACCGGAGATCCCGCCTCCTTTAGGTGCCCCAACTCCGCACACCCTGGGTAAAGGAGGCGGGGGTTCCAGCCCCGCACGAACGTCTCCTGATACGCAAGCATATCGAACGACCAACCACCTCGAGACGTCCACCCCTCCGCTCCCAAACCGGCCGAGGACGGCCGAGCCACCACTCCGGTCCGCAGTCAGGGTTGGAGTACCGCGTTTACGCGGCTCAGGACGCGGCACCCCCTGACGTCTCATGCAAGCAACACACTGCTTCGCCTACAACGCCCGCCAACTTCCCTCACCAGCGGGACCGGAGATCCCGCCTCCTTTAACAGCCCCAACTCCGCACACCCGGGGTAAAGGAGGCGGGGGTTCCAGCCCCGCACGAACGTCTCCTGATACGCCAAGCATATCGAACGACCAACCACCTCGAGACGTCCACCCCTCCGCTCCCAAACCGGCTGAGGACGACCGAGGACGGCCGGACGACTCCTCACATTGCAGCCGAAAAGTAGTGGCGGGCTTTAGCCTGCGTCCACATGACATGAACACTCGACTGAACCGGCTAAAGCCTGTGACTACTTTACTGCCCCCTCTCCCAACTCTCCCAACTCTCCCAACTCCTAACTTTCTCTGAAATCCATTTGTCCCAGCCGAAAGTCCCCTTACGCTATTTTCACCATGCTTCCAGTAAACACATTTGCAACGCTACTCCTGTTGGCGACCGCAACGTTCAGCATCGACAATCTTCACGCCAACTCCCCTTCCCCACTCCCAGCTCGCGGCGACATTCGCGATCGTAACGGCATCGTACTCGCCACCGACAAACCAGACCCGAAGGACTCCTCGACCACGCCGCCTCCACGTCGCTACCCTTTCCAATCACTCGCCAGTCATGTCCTTGGCGCAGTGACTCAACCTCAGCCCTGGCAACCACCCTTCGGCATCGACGGCGTTGAGAAGATGCTGAATGACGACCTCGCATCCACCCCAGCTCAAACGGACCACTCTAACTCCGGCAAGTCTGGCCAGGATGTCTGGCTCACGATTGATGCCCGGCATCAGTTCATCGTCGAGAACGCTCTTCGCGATGCCAACGTTGGTCGCGGCACTGCGGTGCTGATGGATGTGACCTCCGGCCAGATCTTTGCCATGGCTTCTTTGCCGTCATTCGATCCCAACCTTTTTGTCCCGCAGATCTCCGAAGCAACGTTTGAGGCCTATCGCAGGAATCCTTCGATTCCCATGCTCAATCGTGCAACCACCCCCTTCACTCCTGGCGCATCGTTCATGTTGGTCACCGCTCTCGCGGCGGCGACCAGCGGTCACGCCATCGACGTGCACGCTTGCGACGGTGTGTTTCAGGCCGGCTCGAAGTCATTACCCTGTTGGATTCGCAGCAAAGGCGGCACACATGGCCAACAGACGCTGGACAAAGCCATGGAGAACAGCTGCGGGCTCTACTTCTATGGCCTCACCCTCTCCATGGGATATGACAAGATAGAAAGGTTGGCAGATCTCGCAGGCTTGAGGAGCAAGCCCGGCACAGGGCTTCCTGGCGAGGCCGCAGGATTCATCCCAGGGCCAAGTTGGCTGAAAACGCAAACCTCTGATCTCAACGCCGGCTCCCATTCACCATGGACGGACGCCAGTTCCGCCACCAATTCTGTGGGCAGCGGGAGGATTGCGATCACCCCCCTGCACATGACCACCATCGCGGCCACGATCGCCAATGGCGGCACGGTCTGGAAACCTGAGTTGGTTCGCCATGTCGGCGAACAAGAAACCAAACTCTACCGAAAAACAAACTCCATCCAGATCAGCAACCTGAAGGACCACGGACTCAGCGCAGAAGGATTGAGCATCATTCGGGAAGGCATGCGCAAGCGCACTGCCAAAGTGACACCGTCTCAAGCTCAGTTGGTGCCCACTATCAATGGCTTCTCTGGCACCATGGTCGAGTATCGAAAGCATCCCGTGCTACGGGAATATGTTCGTGAGAGAAACTGCTGGTACGTCTGCTACGCTCCTGCCGATAAACCGCAGTGGGCTCTGACGGTGCTGGTGCAACACGGCCGATCCGGCGGAGACACCTCCGCACCCATTGCCCACCGCATCCTCCAGGATGTGTCTGCAGTTGAGGCAGGTGCGCTCAAAGTTGAGCCAAAGCCATTGCCGCCCACGCCAGGTCATTGGGAGTTGGTGGACGCCGTGGGGTTTCCCGGCACGA contains these protein-coding regions:
- a CDS encoding penicillin-binding transpeptidase domain-containing protein produces the protein MLPVNTFATLLLLATATFSIDNLHANSPSPLPARGDIRDRNGIVLATDKPDPKDSSTTPPPRRYPFQSLASHVLGAVTQPQPWQPPFGIDGVEKMLNDDLASTPAQTDHSNSGKSGQDVWLTIDARHQFIVENALRDANVGRGTAVLMDVTSGQIFAMASLPSFDPNLFVPQISEATFEAYRRNPSIPMLNRATTPFTPGASFMLVTALAAATSGHAIDVHACDGVFQAGSKSLPCWIRSKGGTHGQQTLDKAMENSCGLYFYGLTLSMGYDKIERLADLAGLRSKPGTGLPGEAAGFIPGPSWLKTQTSDLNAGSHSPWTDASSATNSVGSGRIAITPLHMTTIAATIANGGTVWKPELVRHVGEQETKLYRKTNSIQISNLKDHGLSAEGLSIIREGMRKRTAKVTPSQAQLVPTINGFSGTMVEYRKHPVLREYVRERNCWYVCYAPADKPQWALTVLVQHGRSGGDTSAPIAHRILQDVSAVEAGALKVEPKPLPPTPGHWELVDAVGFPGTKVEEK
- a CDS encoding ABC transporter ATP-binding protein, encoding MTSNPDPVHLPDHAVRLSGIVKSFGDGNSRLTVLKGIDLDARSGEIMMLVGPSGCGKTTLLSIMAGTLHADQGGVEVFGTRLDKMKAAHVTKFRAQNIGFIFQSFNLIPTINCAENVSVPLLIQGTPARKAEARAKELLAAVGLGDRWHHRPTQLSGGQQQRVAIARALVHEPRLIICDEPTASLDAKNGTMVMELFDKVAKAPGRAVIIVTHDNRIFSHADRIAQMDDGQIVEVHDVDKSRPPELHH
- a CDS encoding MarR family winged helix-turn-helix transcriptional regulator, which gives rise to MPRFPEDAEREPLPESLTRYMGFLIAKAHQRLWTLFNDECKRLGFDVPCGGVLHLLDESGSMSQQQLGRKLRIDRTSMVKLVDALEEKKLARRRDHPEDRRIYLVEITPAGKKALAELQVVGEAMEKQLLSPFSEDEIKTIRRALLTLAG
- a CDS encoding ABC transporter permease, whose translation is MLGLALKMLFGDTAKYLMLILGLFFATFLIAQQSSVFCGLMMWTTATLTNVPAPIWVVDEKVEQVNETNPLRDTDVARVRSVDSVEWAMPLYSGIQRVRLQSGSFKIIQLIGIDPATLAGAPVKMIEGRLEDLRLPNTVIIDDLAVKRLAKVRGQAIKVGDVFEINDMEARVVGICEAMNSFTGGPYVWTTYERALQYTPASRKMLSAVIAAPRAGFTEEQVVEDIRRTTGLKAFVNKSFNSSPHDFGTSTIWWYVKNTGIPISFGTTVIVGFIVGVAISCQTFYAFVLENIKHLGALKAMGASNGKLCLMLIVQAFTVGIVGFGLGLAGTTLFAMGALKNEQPPFYMSWHIPVFALAVILFICSLAALLGIWRVSRFEPAMVFRG
- a CDS encoding efflux RND transporter periplasmic adaptor subunit, whose amino-acid sequence is MNRIFSNLVKYATFAGAGAGFLGISMVVMRIQAGESRQIAPPPVAPPQKPYASTVAATGILEALSENVAIGVPVAGLVTEVPVKVNQSVKAGALLFKIDDRDLQAQKVRQDASVEVARARVGVQKATLAKAQDQLDRVKSVPDSRALSVDEIRARENEVAIAKAQLLASEAELTAALAEVKQTQVMIDRLHVQAPRDGVVLQVNIRAGEFATNVKDSPVMVLGDLEKLQVRADVDEQNASRIREGQKATAFIKGDTKTAIQLDFLRVEPFVIPKVSLTGSSTERVDTRVLQVIYSMKRPESVPVYVGQQVDVYIDAASSEALSVEAAKGAAAR
- a CDS encoding cellulase family glycosylhydrolase, whose product is MSFVGSRRFLSASFVSFAILAASLALGHGLMAQIPASGIVTDASGVNIHFTHPQQGELEMIRAAGFKWIRMDLTWEATEPKEGAYDFAAYDHLMKSLEAQGLGAVFILNYSNKNYEPLRSITSDEGRAAYARWAVAAVQHFRGKGVIWEIWNEPNIEGFWKPKPDVEAYVKMARVACQAIKEAAPDECVVGPASSTIDLEFLEGCFKGGLLEWWQAVSVHPYRQGGPESVAAEYHALRQLIGKHAPAGKKVAVLAGEWGYSEAWANFDASLQGKMLTRQWVVNAASAVPVSIWYDWKDDGPDPKEAEHRFGTVERQHFPGRAAAYNAKPAYLAAQTFNRELEGFHFVKRINLGNLDHHGYLFERAGAQCLVAWTAGGVPASVKVLVSPGAISRVGHLGQVLPPLSGGELQLELTDAPIYVKFQETDPLLRQAMEAVPMKLTVLPCAGDRAAVQVTTYGEHPVVGKVKLIGTEGLEVQEATQSLNLAPDQAATTVLFPLKASASPSYRLGAELEVNGQTVLTVPARHFVAQPAELEKGLRTFVTGDDKVSGKAELSRGTAPVAPPVGSADAWRLKCAFGAGWKFAQVIGAEGTRHRVSGMAEAGPVDRVTRFGMWVHGDKSKTALRLRLQDAAGRTWQPDGPNVSWTGWRFVEFKLDERTAHWGGKATGAEDAPASVVPVPPLIWDTVLLLDNPARTTCEVEIWFQPPLLLEE